In a genomic window of Erigeron canadensis isolate Cc75 chromosome 5, C_canadensis_v1, whole genome shotgun sequence:
- the LOC122602201 gene encoding glucan endo-1,3-beta-D-glucosidase, whose translation MATNYKAFAYLLMLLSVGTFKAVYSTKTWCVAKPSSSQSMLLENVNFACSQVDCGILEKGGACYLPDNLINHASIAMNIYYQCKGRNPWNCHFGNSGLITLTDPSYGGCPYV comes from the exons ATGGCTACTAATTATAAAGCTTTTGCATATCTTCTTATGCTTCTTTCAG TTGGGACTTTTAAAGCAGTTTATAGCACG AAAACATGGTGTGTGGCTAAGCCGTCATCGAGTCAGTCGATGTTATTGGAGAACGTAAACTTTGCATGCTCACAAGTCGATTGTGGGATATTGGAGAAAGGTGGAGCATGCTATTTGCCTGATAATCTTATTAACCATGCCTCAATAGCCATGAATATTTACTACCAATGCAAAGGAAGAAACCCATGGAATTGTCATTTTGGTAACTCTGGTCTTATTACTCTCACCGACCCAA GTTACGGAGGGTGCCCTTATGTGTAA